A window of Argopecten irradians isolate NY chromosome 1, Ai_NY, whole genome shotgun sequence contains these coding sequences:
- the LOC138320124 gene encoding uncharacterized protein — protein sequence MDKRLNELNDHNVILTGYPGTGKSYTVAKFIDLCLYKGKKVVATASTGKAAVVLTEALEKLNVHKTCVTIHKFFGILDGRFSDDEMVELMFNDERYEKRKRELLETNVLIIDEVSMISKKTFEQVEHVSRAVKNNDRPFGGMQVVLCGDFYQLPPVPSPHYGDDGSYVFSSDLIDCFHHVDLTTVHRQRDEDLSRAISEVARGQLKEDSTFLLRRLARPLPPGDPPIHLYGNNLDVDIHNARCLMDLEDPLA from the exons ATGGATAAACGACTAAATGAGTTAAATGACCATAATGTCATCCTTACCGGGTATCCTGGGACGGGGAAATCATATACTGTAGCCAAGTTTATAGATTTATGTCTGTACAAGGGTAAGAAAGTAGTTGCCACTGCAAGTACGGGTAAAGCTGCAGTAGTTTTGACGGAGGCACTGGAAAAGCTGAATGTTCACAAGACTTGTGTAACAATTCACAAATTCTTTGGAATTTTAGATGGACGGTTTAGTGATGATGAGATGGTTGAGCTGATGTTCAATGATGAAAGGTAtgaaaaaaggaaaagagaACTGCTGGAAACAAATGTATTAATCATCGACGAAGTAAGCATGATCAGTAAAAAAACATTTGAGCAGGTTGAACATGTATCTAGGGCAGTGAAAAACAATGATAGACCATTCGGTGGTATGCAGGTTGTGTTATGTGGAGACTTTTATCAGCTTCCGCCCGTACCTTCCCCACATTATGGTGATGATGGCAGTTATGTTTTTTCATCTGACCTCATAGATTGTTTTCACCATGTAGACCTGACTACGGTGCATCGCCAAAGAGACGAGGACTTATCTCGTGCAATAAGTGAGGTTGCAAG AGGTCAGCTAAAGGAAGACAGCACTTTCCTTCTCCGTCGACTTGCGCGACCTCTTCCTCCTGGTGATCCACCTATCCACTTATATGGCAATAACCTTGATGTTGATATTCACAATGCTCGGTGTCTAATGGATTTGGAAG ATCCATTGGCCTGA